Proteins from one Choloepus didactylus isolate mChoDid1 chromosome 4, mChoDid1.pri, whole genome shotgun sequence genomic window:
- the PSMB11 gene encoding proteasome subunit beta type-11 gives MALQDVCNWQAPDTQGPSPQLPQAGGWAVPQGCDPQAFLQIHGPKLAHGTTTLAFRFCHGVIAAADTRSSCGNYVACPASRKVIPVHQHLLGTTSGTSADCVTWYRVLQRELRLRALREGQLPSVASAAKLLSAMMSRYRGLDLCVATALCGWDRSGPALFYVYSDGTRLQGDIFSVGSGSPYAYGVLDRGYRYNMTIQEAYALARRAVAHATHRDAYSGGSVDLFHVRATGWEHVSRNDACVLYAELREPGEPEEEPRKARS, from the coding sequence ATGGCTCTGCAGGATGTGTGCAACTGGCAGGCCCCTGACACCCAAGGACCATCACCTCAGCTGCCTCAGGCTGGTGGCTGGGCCGTGCCTCAGGGCTGTGACCCGCAAGCTTTCCTGCAGATCCACGGCCCCAAGCTGGCTCATGGCACCACCACCCTGGCCTTCCGCTTCTGTCATGGGGTCATTGCTGCAGCCGACACGCGTTCCTCCTGCGGCAACTACGTGGCCTGTCCAGCCTCTCGCAAGGTCATCCCTGTACACCAGCACCTCCTGGGCACCACCTCTGGCACCTCTGCCGACTGTGTCACCTGGTACCGGGTGCTGCAGCGGGAGCTGCGGCTGCGGGCCCTGAGGGAGGGTCAGCTGCCCAGTGTGGCCAGCGCCGCCAAACTCTTGTCAGCCATGATGTCCCGCTACCGAGGGCTGGATCTGTGTGTGGCCACCGCCCTGTGTGGCTGGGACCGCTCAGGCCCTGCCCTCTTCTACGTCTACAGCGACGGCACCCGCCTGCAGGGGGACATCTTCTCGGTGGGGTCTGGATCTCCCTATGCCTATGGCGTGCTAGACCGTGGCTACCGCTATAACATGACCATCCAGGAAGCCTATGCTCTGGCTCGCCGGGCCGTGGCCCACGCTACCCACCGTGATGCCTACTCAGGGGGTTCCGTGGACCTTTTCCACGTGCGGGCAACTGGGTGGGAGCACGTGTCGCGCAACGATGCCTGCGTGCTGTACGCGGAGCTGCGGGAGCCCGGGGAGCCGGAGGAGGAGCCCAGGAAGGCCCGGTCCTGA